In one Agathobacter rectalis ATCC 33656 genomic region, the following are encoded:
- a CDS encoding SpaA isopeptide-forming pilin-related protein has protein sequence MDKDMERLGKERLKRVRRRRQLATFIISMAVIVLGITAYRLIQPASAEDQNKYEFEVDGQKETYTNLGKLKNPPVVKLEGDQPEVEWDGKTFNYKVDMSFAIGEGEFKDESGNIIKNYYMTYGQDISIPDAVCDGWHSYTDESGNKFCNYRFIKNNDGTFSVLIKFADDYIQSNTTEIKGGATFGASGYSEVKDNGDVVVKIGGDATLDISKEYIHWDKNHSANYDITVKKSNTTDNTLKKDDNGKYAEYVVDVSSEKGTPDVITLNDVLEAGKMSVDTSKFTYTITKNGQQVGGEYTANVTASSNNDNNNHKYNLTATLPKLNAGESCQIKYKYYYDTSLCDSGNESQASNKVTGESINKKSNEKVIDTSSSVIKYTRDDLDKTGAYDSDSQTVKWTITVNKERNDIVGAVLTDNCLKDAKNFKISSEQDTDCKGAEIQKDKEGKISGINFVAIDNKNDSTYVITYETSVTPQSYDQPVNNQVNFNNKEISFSKWAGVNVPGTHRDVKVTKNLTAHNEETENNRYELSWESTFTIPSTGADAGAWFVDELTNNTSDNTAHYMTYQQVKDVFDKAKNIFGDTIYNFKVKSGDHEYDFYSLNSETDAKFTRFSFEFKDKFVPSNSNKDGYKVTLKYKSYADYSAGGELEFKNNVNFWNVNANDSFKTTKDIKSSIVKSDGNNNTADTYVKTTDSGYDGTLTWIVMVTMDKNATKYTITDNMPEGISVQNVTVKLKYNNSDQGFTYPTLDGKSYKVENLNGKNYYSEGINTSCKKDTSNGREVITTTVEKPKDAEVRGWGEGSKIFLVYKCKADSAETLEAGKELVYKNTASAKSDNNDKIGESSQTQIISKPKQDNENIPDSGDKVISKNGSWNDDEHKLNYTVLINPEGKTYLDGGRPLNLKDVLSYKKITYENARVSWQVDLMPGTVKFREAIKQDDGTYKPGEVISDCKWTYDSQEASNEWEYSSKTINAIVPDGKAIMLTYTYSVKGDLLQEYNDSKPKFNVSNAVSLEGVDNSKTDINTQLEYTKSYSSFYVYKNNSFILYKTEEGNNGKLLPNAEFDVYKYDPNSTDTTKTPEGYVYVNKYVTDDKGKIEIVFNKNSMTYNTQYYVVETKAPSGYVLPEEPEKTYFYFSSLDKDKYPVAAPNNSLTGKCLANNYDIVYIGDETIPTTEISVEKNWVDSNNKPINKTDGSIYLQLHRVDSSGNDDKYGDTVEVTPDKDGNWSYKFKDLPTKKTDNIGHITGETYKYYVTEVGINQNNSMSGYDVSYVFKNTDGTVINRTDANVAPGKNMAVDSGTIEITNKLNEYKLPETGGSGNRWLYMLSGVVLIAIATITLFYKKQKVL, from the coding sequence ATGGATAAGGATATGGAACGTCTCGGCAAAGAACGGCTTAAAAGAGTGAGAAGACGTAGACAGCTTGCTACGTTTATTATTTCAATGGCTGTTATTGTGCTGGGCATTACTGCGTACAGACTTATACAACCTGCATCTGCAGAAGATCAGAACAAGTACGAGTTCGAGGTGGATGGACAGAAGGAAACATATACCAATCTGGGGAAGCTTAAAAATCCTCCGGTGGTGAAGCTTGAAGGTGATCAGCCTGAAGTAGAATGGGATGGAAAGACATTTAATTATAAGGTTGATATGTCTTTCGCCATAGGCGAGGGTGAGTTCAAGGATGAAAGCGGAAATATAATTAAGAATTATTATATGACTTATGGACAGGATATATCTATTCCTGATGCGGTTTGTGATGGCTGGCATTCATATACAGACGAAAGCGGCAATAAGTTTTGTAATTATCGCTTTATAAAAAACAATGATGGTACATTTTCTGTATTGATTAAATTTGCTGATGATTACATACAAAGCAACACTACTGAAATTAAAGGTGGTGCGACATTTGGCGCAAGTGGCTATAGTGAAGTTAAGGACAATGGTGATGTTGTTGTTAAGATAGGCGGAGATGCTACATTAGATATAAGCAAGGAATATATCCATTGGGATAAGAACCACAGCGCTAATTATGATATTACCGTTAAAAAGTCAAATACAACAGATAATACGCTTAAGAAAGATGACAATGGCAAATATGCTGAGTATGTTGTTGATGTTTCATCTGAAAAAGGTACACCGGATGTTATTACTTTAAATGATGTGTTGGAGGCCGGCAAAATGTCTGTTGATACATCAAAGTTTACTTACACAATAACTAAAAACGGACAGCAGGTTGGTGGTGAATATACTGCTAATGTTACGGCTTCTTCGAATAATGACAATAATAATCATAAATATAATCTTACAGCAACGCTGCCTAAGCTTAATGCCGGTGAAAGCTGCCAGATAAAATACAAGTATTATTATGACACATCTCTTTGCGATAGTGGAAATGAGTCACAGGCGTCTAACAAGGTTACCGGTGAATCAATAAATAAAAAGTCTAATGAAAAGGTTATTGATACATCAAGCAGTGTTATTAAATACACGAGAGATGATCTTGATAAAACAGGTGCATACGACTCAGACAGTCAGACTGTCAAGTGGACAATCACTGTTAATAAAGAAAGAAATGATATTGTTGGGGCTGTACTGACAGATAACTGCCTTAAGGATGCAAAGAATTTTAAAATAAGCTCTGAACAGGATACCGACTGTAAAGGTGCTGAAATCCAAAAGGACAAAGAAGGCAAGATTAGCGGTATTAACTTTGTGGCTATAGATAATAAAAATGACAGTACATATGTTATTACATATGAAACATCTGTCACACCACAAAGCTATGACCAGCCTGTTAATAATCAGGTTAATTTCAATAACAAAGAGATATCGTTTAGCAAATGGGCCGGAGTAAATGTTCCGGGAACTCATAGAGATGTAAAAGTTACAAAGAACTTGACTGCCCATAATGAAGAGACTGAGAATAACAGGTATGAGCTCAGTTGGGAATCGACATTTACCATTCCTTCAACCGGAGCGGATGCAGGGGCTTGGTTTGTTGATGAACTGACAAATAATACTTCAGACAATACGGCTCATTATATGACTTATCAGCAGGTTAAAGATGTATTTGATAAGGCAAAAAACATTTTTGGCGATACGATATATAATTTTAAAGTAAAATCCGGCGATCATGAGTATGATTTTTATTCTCTTAATAGCGAAACGGATGCTAAGTTTACCAGATTTTCGTTTGAGTTTAAAGATAAGTTTGTACCTTCTAATAGCAATAAAGATGGTTATAAAGTAACTTTAAAATATAAATCATATGCAGACTATTCAGCAGGTGGCGAACTCGAGTTTAAGAACAACGTAAATTTCTGGAATGTTAATGCAAATGACTCTTTTAAAACGACAAAAGATATTAAATCATCAATTGTTAAGAGTGATGGAAATAACAATACAGCAGATACATATGTAAAGACCACTGATTCAGGATATGACGGAACGCTCACATGGATTGTAATGGTTACAATGGATAAAAATGCAACCAAATATACAATCACTGATAATATGCCGGAGGGCATCAGCGTACAAAATGTTACTGTAAAGTTAAAATACAATAATTCAGACCAAGGTTTTACATACCCTACATTGGATGGCAAGAGCTATAAAGTAGAAAATTTAAATGGCAAAAATTACTATTCTGAGGGAATTAATACTTCATGTAAAAAAGATACAAGCAATGGTCGTGAGGTAATAACTACAACTGTAGAAAAGCCAAAAGATGCAGAGGTTCGTGGCTGGGGAGAAGGTTCTAAAATTTTCCTTGTTTACAAATGTAAGGCTGATAGTGCTGAAACCCTGGAGGCAGGAAAGGAGCTTGTGTACAAGAATACAGCTTCTGCTAAATCGGACAATAATGATAAGATTGGTGAATCTAGCCAGACACAGATAATATCAAAACCAAAGCAGGATAATGAAAATATTCCGGATTCAGGAGATAAAGTTATAAGCAAAAACGGAAGCTGGAATGATGATGAACATAAGTTGAATTATACTGTTCTTATAAATCCGGAGGGCAAGACATATCTGGATGGTGGTAGGCCATTAAATTTAAAAGATGTTTTGTCGTACAAAAAAATAACTTATGAAAATGCTAGGGTAAGCTGGCAGGTGGATTTGATGCCTGGTACAGTTAAGTTCAGAGAGGCTATCAAGCAGGACGATGGAACATACAAACCTGGTGAGGTGATATCTGACTGTAAATGGACATATGATTCACAGGAAGCATCAAATGAATGGGAGTATTCAAGCAAAACAATAAATGCTATTGTCCCTGATGGAAAAGCTATAATGTTGACATACACTTATAGTGTAAAGGGTGATTTGCTACAGGAGTATAATGATTCAAAACCTAAATTTAATGTATCTAATGCCGTTTCACTGGAAGGTGTTGATAATAGTAAAACAGATATTAACACTCAATTAGAGTACACTAAATCTTATTCTTCGTTTTATGTATATAAGAATAATTCGTTTATTCTTTATAAGACAGAAGAGGGAAATAACGGAAAGTTATTGCCGAATGCAGAGTTTGATGTTTACAAATATGATCCAAACAGTACAGATACTACGAAAACACCAGAAGGATATGTCTATGTTAATAAATATGTTACCGATGATAAAGGTAAGATAGAGATTGTCTTTAATAAAAATTCAATGACATATAACACACAGTATTATGTTGTTGAGACAAAGGCTCCTAGTGGCTATGTTCTTCCAGAAGAACCGGAAAAAACATATTTCTACTTTAGTTCGCTGGATAAAGATAAATATCCTGTGGCAGCTCCAAATAACAGCTTAACAGGAAAATGTCTGGCAAACAATTATGATATAGTATATATCGGTGATGAGACTATTCCAACAACAGAAATTTCTGTTGAAAAAAATTGGGTTGATTCCAATAACAAACCTATAAATAAGACAGATGGAAGTATTTATTTACAGTTACATCGGGTGGATTCATCAGGAAATGATGATAAATACGGTGATACCGTAGAAGTGACACCGGATAAAGATGGAAACTGGTCTTATAAATTCAAAGACCTTCCTACGAAAAAGACAGATAATATAGGTCATATAACAGGCGAAACCTATAAGTATTATGTTACAGAGGTTGGAATAAATCAGAACAACAGTATGTCAGGCTATGATGTTTCTTATGTATTTAAGAATACAGATGGAACAGTGATTAACAGAACTGATGCCAATGTGGCA
- the lepB gene encoding signal peptidase I, with the protein MIEKIYKKAIYALARVAVKYIELRKKREQKKIKQNKSANLTNSTKSCTDAEYNKKVVAEINHNNTAAVAESKNNIDVMDLSKDEELKDVEQKPLTNEDKLDLLLAQMMETSVKSSEQVTQVHKQTQNVDENISQEIAEIIPVKYVTPVPDITPDIEKNIEIEKEYQQTKKENRPEDISVHIEKEISRKASEENRVENKEVENKSAEKTEDTSGYRSIMTDDYDRYSDDLGIKELRQELRRVKYNNKFAATLFNTVGTLVVVAAAAILVANLWLPILKVTGTSMSPTLQEGQVLMASKGHDFKTGDVIAFYYNNKILVKRVIAMPGDWVNISEDGTVYVNDIAIDEPYLKEKALGDCNIELPYQVPESKIFVMGDNRSVSLDSRNTAIGCISEEQVVGRVTFAIWPLSKIGKVD; encoded by the coding sequence ATGATAGAAAAAATATATAAAAAGGCAATATATGCTCTGGCAAGAGTTGCCGTAAAGTACATTGAGCTAAGAAAAAAAAGAGAACAGAAGAAAATTAAGCAGAATAAATCAGCTAACCTTACAAATTCGACAAAAAGCTGCACAGATGCTGAATACAATAAAAAGGTAGTTGCAGAGATTAATCATAACAATACTGCAGCTGTTGCAGAAAGCAAAAATAATATTGATGTAATGGATTTAAGCAAAGATGAGGAGTTGAAGGATGTCGAACAGAAACCACTTACCAATGAGGATAAGCTTGATTTACTTTTGGCACAGATGATGGAAACATCTGTTAAGTCATCTGAACAAGTAACGCAGGTACATAAGCAGACCCAAAATGTTGATGAAAATATATCACAGGAAATAGCGGAAATAATTCCGGTCAAATATGTAACACCGGTGCCAGACATAACTCCTGATATAGAAAAAAATATTGAAATAGAGAAGGAATATCAGCAGACTAAAAAAGAAAACCGGCCGGAGGATATATCTGTACATATAGAAAAGGAAATATCAAGGAAGGCTTCAGAAGAAAACAGAGTTGAGAATAAAGAAGTTGAGAATAAAAGTGCTGAGAAGACTGAAGATACATCGGGCTATCGCAGTATCATGACAGACGACTATGACCGTTATAGCGATGATCTTGGCATAAAGGAGCTGCGTCAGGAACTGAGAAGAGTGAAGTATAACAACAAATTTGCAGCAACACTCTTCAATACCGTAGGAACACTTGTGGTAGTTGCGGCGGCAGCAATATTGGTCGCAAACCTGTGGCTTCCTATTTTGAAGGTGACCGGAACATCTATGTCACCGACGTTACAGGAGGGACAGGTGCTTATGGCATCAAAGGGGCATGACTTTAAAACAGGAGATGTCATAGCTTTTTATTACAATAACAAGATACTTGTAAAAAGAGTTATTGCGATGCCGGGTGACTGGGTCAATATATCAGAGGATGGCACGGTTTACGTAAACGATATTGCAATTGACGAGCCGTATTTGAAGGAAAAGGCTTTAGGAGACTGCAATATAGAGCTCCCTTATCAGGTTCCTGAGTCGAAAATTTTTGTGATGGGCGATAACAGAAGCGTATCGCTTGACTCAAGAAATACAGCTATAGGCTGTATCTCAGAGGAACAGGTAGTCGGAAGAGTCACATTTGCCATATGGCCATTGTCTAAAATTGGCAAAGTTGACTAA
- a CDS encoding glycine--tRNA ligase, whose protein sequence is MEKTMDKIVQVAKARGFVYPGSEIYGGLANTWDYGNLGVELKNNVKRAWWKKFIQENPYNVGVDCAILMNPQTWVASGHLGGFSDPLMDCKECHERFRADKIIEDFAQDNGIELETSVDGWTNEQMVDFIKEHNVPCPSCGKHNFTDIRQFNLMFKTFQGVTEDAKNTVYLRPETAQGIFVNFKNVQRTSRKKIPFGIGQVGKSFRNEITPGNFTFRTREFEQMELEFFCEPGTDLEWFKYWRGFCRDWLISLGIKEDEMRLRDHDPAELAFYSKGTTDIEFLFPFGWGELWGIADRTDYDLGRHQEVSGQDLTYFDDQKNEKYLPYVIEPSLGADRVVLAFLCAAYDEEDIGTPEKPDVRTVFHFHPALAPVKIGVLPLSKKLNESAEKVFAQLSKTYNCEYDDRGTIGKRYRRQDEIGTPFCVTYDFDSEEDHCVTVRDRDTMEQERIAIDELDAYFAKKFEF, encoded by the coding sequence ATGGAAAAGACCATGGACAAAATCGTACAGGTAGCAAAAGCAAGAGGATTTGTATATCCGGGCTCAGAAATTTACGGAGGTCTTGCAAATACATGGGATTATGGAAACCTGGGCGTAGAGCTTAAAAACAATGTAAAAAGAGCATGGTGGAAGAAATTTATCCAGGAGAATCCTTATAATGTAGGTGTGGACTGTGCCATCCTCATGAATCCTCAGACATGGGTTGCATCAGGACATCTCGGAGGCTTCTCAGATCCGCTTATGGATTGTAAGGAGTGCCATGAGCGATTCAGAGCCGACAAAATCATCGAGGATTTTGCGCAGGACAATGGTATTGAGCTTGAGACATCAGTTGATGGCTGGACAAACGAGCAGATGGTAGATTTCATCAAGGAGCACAATGTTCCATGTCCATCATGCGGCAAGCATAATTTCACAGATATCAGACAGTTCAACCTCATGTTCAAGACCTTCCAGGGTGTTACAGAGGATGCTAAGAATACAGTATATCTTCGTCCGGAGACTGCACAGGGTATCTTTGTAAACTTTAAAAATGTACAGCGTACATCCCGTAAAAAGATTCCGTTCGGTATCGGACAGGTTGGTAAGTCATTCCGTAACGAGATTACACCTGGTAACTTCACCTTCAGAACACGTGAGTTCGAGCAGATGGAGCTTGAGTTCTTCTGCGAGCCTGGAACAGATCTTGAGTGGTTTAAGTACTGGAGAGGCTTCTGCCGTGACTGGCTCATTTCTCTTGGAATCAAGGAGGATGAGATGAGACTGCGTGATCATGATCCTGCTGAGTTAGCCTTCTATTCAAAGGGAACTACAGATATCGAGTTCTTATTCCCATTCGGATGGGGCGAGCTTTGGGGCATTGCGGATCGTACAGATTATGATCTCGGACGTCATCAGGAAGTTTCAGGACAGGATCTTACATACTTCGATGACCAGAAGAATGAGAAATATCTGCCATACGTTATCGAGCCATCACTCGGTGCAGACCGTGTAGTACTTGCCTTCCTTTGCGCAGCTTATGATGAGGAGGATATCGGTACACCGGAGAAGCCGGATGTCAGAACAGTATTCCATTTCCATCCAGCACTTGCACCTGTAAAGATTGGAGTACTTCCGCTGTCAAAGAAGCTCAATGAGAGTGCTGAAAAGGTATTTGCACAGCTTTCAAAGACATACAACTGTGAGTATGACGACAGAGGAACAATCGGAAAGAGATATCGTCGTCAGGATGAAATCGGAACACCATTCTGCGTGACATATGATTTCGACTCAGAGGAAGACCATTGTGTGACAGTACGTGACCGTGACACAATGGAGCAGGAGCGTATCGCAATTGATGAGCTTGATGCTTATTTTGCAAAGAAATTTGAATTCTAG
- the recO gene encoding DNA repair protein RecO, producing the protein MSQSVVLTGMVLSAMPVGDFDKRITILTKERGKITAFARGARRPNSQLMAGSNPFSFGEFELFEGKSAYSLSKVTISNYFRELTQDLEAVYTGFYFLEFCGYFCQENNDEKDMLKLLYQSLRALESPAYKNELVRAVFELKAITINGEGPSLFSCIHCHSREGLNVFSARRGGVFCDNCGTQVQGRHILSDTLYTMQYIVSADITKLYTFAVSDDVLEELRSIMKEYLSIYVHHDFKSAAFL; encoded by the coding sequence ATGTCACAGAGTGTAGTGTTGACCGGTATGGTGCTTTCAGCCATGCCGGTAGGGGATTTTGACAAAAGAATAACGATTCTCACAAAGGAACGAGGAAAAATCACAGCCTTTGCAAGGGGCGCAAGACGTCCAAACAGCCAGCTTATGGCAGGAAGCAATCCATTTTCGTTCGGTGAGTTTGAGCTGTTTGAGGGTAAAAGCGCATATTCTCTTTCAAAGGTCACAATCAGCAACTATTTCAGGGAGCTGACACAGGATTTGGAAGCAGTATACACCGGGTTTTACTTTCTGGAGTTCTGTGGATATTTTTGTCAGGAGAACAATGACGAGAAGGATATGTTAAAGCTCCTTTATCAATCACTCCGGGCTCTTGAATCACCGGCATATAAAAATGAGCTGGTAAGGGCTGTTTTTGAGCTTAAGGCTATTACGATAAATGGCGAGGGCCCATCGCTGTTTTCGTGTATACATTGTCATTCAAGGGAAGGACTTAATGTCTTTTCGGCAAGACGCGGAGGGGTGTTTTGCGACAACTGTGGCACGCAGGTACAGGGCAGGCATATACTAAGCGATACACTTTATACCATGCAGTATATTGTTTCAGCTGATATCACGAAACTGTACACATTTGCAGTGTCAGACGATGTGCTTGAGGAGCTGAGAAGCATAATGAAGGAATATCTTTCAATCTATGTGCATCATGATTTTAAATCAGCAGCTTTTCTGTGA
- the era gene encoding GTPase Era produces MIQNFKSGFVTIIGRPNVGKSTLMNRLIGQKIAITSNKPQTTRNRIQTVYTDMEKGQIVFLDTPGIHKAKNKLGEYMVNVAEKTLNEVDVVLWLVEPTNFIGAGEQHIIEQLKKVNTPVILIINKVDTVEKEKVLEYIDTYRKVFDFAEIIPTSALRGQNTDDVINSIFKYLPYGPQFYDEDTITDQPERAICAEIIREKALHALNDEVPHGIAVGIDRMKTRKTKSGSIIDMDATIVCERDSHKGIIIGKQGSMLKKIGTNARYEMERLLDCKVNLKLWVKVKKDWRDSDFLIKNFGYKEEE; encoded by the coding sequence ATGATACAGAATTTCAAATCGGGTTTTGTTACAATAATCGGTAGACCAAACGTGGGCAAGTCAACACTGATGAACAGGCTTATCGGTCAGAAAATTGCCATCACATCAAACAAGCCTCAGACCACAAGAAACCGCATCCAGACAGTATACACGGATATGGAAAAGGGACAGATAGTGTTCCTTGATACTCCGGGCATACACAAGGCTAAAAACAAGCTGGGCGAGTATATGGTCAATGTGGCGGAAAAGACATTAAATGAGGTGGATGTTGTGCTGTGGCTTGTGGAACCGACCAACTTTATCGGGGCGGGAGAGCAGCATATCATAGAGCAGCTTAAAAAGGTTAATACACCTGTTATATTGATTATCAACAAGGTAGATACAGTGGAAAAGGAAAAGGTGCTTGAGTATATAGACACCTACCGCAAGGTATTCGACTTTGCAGAGATTATTCCTACGTCAGCCTTAAGAGGGCAGAATACGGATGATGTTATTAATTCTATATTTAAGTATTTGCCTTATGGCCCGCAGTTCTATGATGAGGACACCATCACAGATCAGCCGGAGCGTGCTATCTGTGCTGAGATTATCAGGGAAAAAGCGCTCCATGCTCTAAATGACGAGGTGCCGCATGGCATTGCAGTAGGAATTGACCGCATGAAGACAAGAAAGACAAAGAGTGGTTCTATTATAGATATGGATGCCACAATTGTCTGCGAGCGAGACTCCCATAAGGGGATCATTATAGGAAAGCAGGGCAGCATGCTCAAAAAAATCGGCACCAATGCGCGATATGAGATGGAAAGACTGCTTGACTGTAAGGTGAATCTGAAGCTATGGGTCAAGGTAAAGAAGGATTGGAGAGACAGCGACTTCCTCATCAAGAACTTTGGATACAAAGAGGAAGAATAG